In the genome of Leguminivora glycinivorella isolate SPB_JAAS2020 chromosome 21, LegGlyc_1.1, whole genome shotgun sequence, one region contains:
- the LOC125237460 gene encoding membrane-associated guanylate kinase, WW and PDZ domain-containing protein 2-like isoform X1, translated as MLVLRDRWNEIVQVCEESSRKSSSTSMDSDRLSSANISTHSSGTAGTVGGSVVGVRPGEAGHKRQDEDEYNLGPLPPMWEKAFTPSGEAYFIDHNTGTSHWLDPRLARVRKHSLGECGEDELPYGWERVTDERYGSYYVDHINRRTQYENPVLQARRLRAEKIGPENGNGGPPNGSSSSGELRGERFALTLTKSTQGLGFTLIGAEGLPETEGYLQIRSIVPNSPAWIDGALRPGDVLVGVGGRGVRGLSHAQVAQMFQNIAPGSSVALHLVRGYPLSFDSEDPNTRVLSTLAVDASTPASSDAVAMQQLTRALRTRFNLDSPSNTSCGRDEADTATPSPGQRRLMSRSFDLDAMSDQRDQGQAQDQLSNSAQSSGGAGAGAGAGRELELRLRRGAAGFGFTVADSVHGQKVKKVLDRSRCSGAGLREGDLLLQIGDTDVRHAPHQRVVQVLKDCPAMHETTIRVWRRNNATGRAPRSRSATRVPPTNSKK; from the exons ATGCTTGTGTTACGAGACAGGTGGAACGAGATCGTACAAGTCTGTGAGGAGTCATCAAG AAAAAGCAGTTCTACATCAATGGATTCAGACAGGCTGTCTTCAGCAAATATTTCAACACACAGTTCAGGGACAGCGGGAACAGTTGGAGGGTCTGTGGTGGGAGTCAGGCCTGGTGAAGCCGGCCATAAGAGACAGGATGAAGATGAATATAACTTGGGACCTTTGCCTCCGATGTGGGAGAAGGCATTTACACCTTCAGGAGAGGCGTATTTTATAGA TCACAACACTGGAACTTCTCACTGGCTCGATCCTCGACTTGCTAGGGTCCGGAAACACTCTCTAGGAGAATGCGGAGAGGACGAGCTGCCCTACGGATGGGAGAGGGTCACAGACGAGAGATATGGGTCGTATTATGTGGACCATATCAACAGGCGGACACAGTATGAGAACCCGGTGCTGCAGGCTAGAAGGTTACGAG CAGAAAAAATAGGCCCCGAAAACGGAAATGGAGGCCCACCAAATGGATCAAGTTCTTCCGGAGAGCTGCGAGGCGAAAGGTTCGCTCTCACGCTCACGAAAAGCACACAG GGTCTGGGCTTCACACTGATTGGTGCCGAAGGTCTGCCAGAAACGGAGGGGTATCTACAGATTCGCAGTATCGTGCCAAACAGTCCCGCATGGATTGATG GTGCCCTGCGACCCGGAGATGTGCTGGTCGGAGTTGGCGGCCGAGGCGTGCGAGGCCTGTCACACGCGCAAGTAGCACAGATGTTCCAAAACATTGCGCCTGGGAGCAGTGTTGCGTTACATCTAGTTAGAG GGTACCCTCTCTCCTTTGATTCTGAAGACCCTAATACCAGGGTACTCAGTACTCTGGCAGTAGATGCCAGCACACCGGCCTCTTCAGACGCTGTGGCCATGCAACAACTGACAAGGGCTTTAAGGACAAG ATTCAATTTGGATTCTCCGTCAAACACGAGTTGTGGTCGTGATGAAGCGGACACAGCCACACCTAGTCCTGGACAAAGAAGACTGATGTCTCGCTCTTTCGACCTTGATGCTATGAGTGACCAGCGGGACCAGGGACAAGCACAAG ATCAACTAAGCAACAGCGCGCAGTCCtccggcggcgcgggcgcgggcgcgggcgcggggcgCGAGCTGGAGCTGCGCCTGCGCCGCGGCGCCGCCGGCTTCGGCTTCACCGTCGCCGACAGCGTGCACGGACAGAAAGTTAAAAAG GTATTGGACCGATCGCGATGCTCCGGCGCAGGGCTCCGCGAGGGGGACTTACTGCTACAAATTGGAGATACCGACGTACGACACGCGCCGCACCAACGGGTAGTACAG
- the LOC125237460 gene encoding membrane-associated guanylate kinase, WW and PDZ domain-containing protein 2-like isoform X2 encodes MDSDRLSSANISTHSSGTAGTVGGSVVGVRPGEAGHKRQDEDEYNLGPLPPMWEKAFTPSGEAYFIDHNTGTSHWLDPRLARVRKHSLGECGEDELPYGWERVTDERYGSYYVDHINRRTQYENPVLQARRLRAEKIGPENGNGGPPNGSSSSGELRGERFALTLTKSTQGLGFTLIGAEGLPETEGYLQIRSIVPNSPAWIDGALRPGDVLVGVGGRGVRGLSHAQVAQMFQNIAPGSSVALHLVRGYPLSFDSEDPNTRVLSTLAVDASTPASSDAVAMQQLTRALRTRFNLDSPSNTSCGRDEADTATPSPGQRRLMSRSFDLDAMSDQRDQGQAQDQLSNSAQSSGGAGAGAGAGRELELRLRRGAAGFGFTVADSVHGQKVKKVLDRSRCSGAGLREGDLLLQIGDTDVRHAPHQRVVQVLKDCPAMHETTIRVWRRNNATGRAPRSRSATRVPPTNSKK; translated from the exons ATGGATTCAGACAGGCTGTCTTCAGCAAATATTTCAACACACAGTTCAGGGACAGCGGGAACAGTTGGAGGGTCTGTGGTGGGAGTCAGGCCTGGTGAAGCCGGCCATAAGAGACAGGATGAAGATGAATATAACTTGGGACCTTTGCCTCCGATGTGGGAGAAGGCATTTACACCTTCAGGAGAGGCGTATTTTATAGA TCACAACACTGGAACTTCTCACTGGCTCGATCCTCGACTTGCTAGGGTCCGGAAACACTCTCTAGGAGAATGCGGAGAGGACGAGCTGCCCTACGGATGGGAGAGGGTCACAGACGAGAGATATGGGTCGTATTATGTGGACCATATCAACAGGCGGACACAGTATGAGAACCCGGTGCTGCAGGCTAGAAGGTTACGAG CAGAAAAAATAGGCCCCGAAAACGGAAATGGAGGCCCACCAAATGGATCAAGTTCTTCCGGAGAGCTGCGAGGCGAAAGGTTCGCTCTCACGCTCACGAAAAGCACACAG GGTCTGGGCTTCACACTGATTGGTGCCGAAGGTCTGCCAGAAACGGAGGGGTATCTACAGATTCGCAGTATCGTGCCAAACAGTCCCGCATGGATTGATG GTGCCCTGCGACCCGGAGATGTGCTGGTCGGAGTTGGCGGCCGAGGCGTGCGAGGCCTGTCACACGCGCAAGTAGCACAGATGTTCCAAAACATTGCGCCTGGGAGCAGTGTTGCGTTACATCTAGTTAGAG GGTACCCTCTCTCCTTTGATTCTGAAGACCCTAATACCAGGGTACTCAGTACTCTGGCAGTAGATGCCAGCACACCGGCCTCTTCAGACGCTGTGGCCATGCAACAACTGACAAGGGCTTTAAGGACAAG ATTCAATTTGGATTCTCCGTCAAACACGAGTTGTGGTCGTGATGAAGCGGACACAGCCACACCTAGTCCTGGACAAAGAAGACTGATGTCTCGCTCTTTCGACCTTGATGCTATGAGTGACCAGCGGGACCAGGGACAAGCACAAG ATCAACTAAGCAACAGCGCGCAGTCCtccggcggcgcgggcgcgggcgcgggcgcggggcgCGAGCTGGAGCTGCGCCTGCGCCGCGGCGCCGCCGGCTTCGGCTTCACCGTCGCCGACAGCGTGCACGGACAGAAAGTTAAAAAG GTATTGGACCGATCGCGATGCTCCGGCGCAGGGCTCCGCGAGGGGGACTTACTGCTACAAATTGGAGATACCGACGTACGACACGCGCCGCACCAACGGGTAGTACAG